In one Myxococcaceae bacterium JPH2 genomic region, the following are encoded:
- a CDS encoding FtsQ-type POTRA domain-containing protein, which yields MAFGRTKNRRRQDTAQRTEVVKGAVRSHGPMVAKALGLAVATAALIWGSIELRSWALASPRFALESVTITGLERASRSELLKLSGLTAGQNLWTLEPSALERAMLQHPWVQSVEVTRRFPRAVSVTVSEHAPAALAVLGDLYVLDEAGDPFKRVTPGDGLDLPLVTGVVREDYVADADKVRLRLREALDVARAYTRLLPGRTERLSEVRLSDAGLALVTATGQEVRLGAGDTEVKLERLARVRRELSARGLAAEIIHLDNRARPGWVAVKLSSGSVSERSGGSTR from the coding sequence ATGGCCTTCGGACGAACCAAAAACCGGCGTCGCCAGGACACCGCCCAGCGCACCGAGGTGGTGAAGGGCGCGGTGCGCTCGCACGGGCCCATGGTGGCCAAGGCGCTGGGGTTGGCGGTCGCGACGGCGGCGCTCATCTGGGGAAGCATCGAGCTGCGCAGCTGGGCGCTCGCCTCGCCGCGCTTCGCCCTGGAGTCGGTGACCATCACCGGCCTGGAGCGCGCGTCTCGAAGCGAGCTGCTGAAGCTGTCCGGCCTGACCGCGGGACAGAACCTCTGGACGCTGGAGCCGTCCGCCCTGGAGCGCGCCATGCTCCAGCACCCCTGGGTTCAGTCCGTGGAAGTGACGCGCCGCTTTCCGCGCGCGGTCTCCGTGACGGTCTCCGAGCATGCGCCCGCCGCGCTCGCGGTGCTGGGCGACTTGTACGTCCTGGACGAGGCCGGAGACCCCTTCAAGCGCGTGACGCCCGGGGACGGACTGGACCTGCCGCTCGTCACCGGCGTGGTGCGCGAGGACTACGTGGCGGACGCCGACAAGGTCCGCCTGCGCCTGCGCGAGGCCCTGGATGTGGCGCGCGCATACACGCGGCTGCTGCCCGGTCGCACCGAGCGGCTGTCCGAGGTGCGTTTGAGTGACGCAGGGCTTGCGTTGGTGACCGCGACGGGGCAGGAGGTGCGCCTCGGCGCGGGCGACACGGAAGTCAAGCTCGAGCGGCTCGCTCGTGTTCGGCGCGAACTGAGCGCGAGAGGGCTTGCGGCCGAGATCATTCATTTGGATAACCGTGCCCGACCCGGTTGGGTGGCGGTGAAGCTTTCGAGCGGGTCCGTTTCCGAGAGGAGCGGGGGCTCGACGCGGTAA
- the ftsA gene encoding cell division protein FtsA: MAKQKSGEIIVGLDIGTTKICAIVGELTDNGIDIIGIGTHPSKGLRKGVVVNIEATVSSIRRAVEEAELMAGAEISHVYTGIAGGHIKGFNSQGIVAVKDKEVREADIARVIDAAKAVAIPLDREVIHVLPQEFIIDDQGGIKEPLGMAGVRLEAKVHIVTGAVSSAQNIVKCANRTGLNVSDIVLQPLASAEAVLSEDEKELGVCLVDIGGGTTDIAIFSGGSIVHTAVIALGGNNLTSDIAIGLRTPAHEAERIKQKYGCALASLINKDETIEVPSVGGRQPRVLGRQILCEILEPRVEEIFQLVHREIQKCGYEDLLASGIVITGGSTLLAGMPELAEEVLGLPVRRGMPRGIGGLVDVVKSPMYATGVGLVVYGAKHLDRRLFRIREDGNVYKKVKGRMREWLEEIF; this comes from the coding sequence ATGGCGAAGCAGAAGTCGGGGGAGATCATTGTCGGCCTCGACATCGGCACGACGAAGATCTGCGCCATCGTCGGGGAGCTGACCGACAACGGGATCGACATCATCGGCATCGGTACGCACCCGTCCAAGGGGCTCCGCAAGGGCGTGGTGGTCAATATCGAGGCCACCGTGTCGTCGATCCGTCGCGCGGTGGAGGAAGCCGAGCTGATGGCCGGGGCGGAGATCTCCCACGTCTACACGGGGATCGCCGGCGGCCACATCAAGGGCTTCAACTCCCAGGGCATCGTGGCCGTGAAGGACAAGGAGGTGCGCGAGGCGGACATCGCTCGTGTCATCGACGCGGCCAAGGCGGTGGCCATCCCGTTGGACCGGGAGGTCATCCACGTCCTGCCCCAGGAGTTCATCATCGACGACCAGGGCGGCATCAAGGAGCCGCTCGGCATGGCCGGCGTGCGCCTGGAGGCCAAGGTGCACATCGTCACCGGGGCCGTCTCCAGCGCGCAGAACATCGTCAAGTGCGCCAACCGCACGGGGCTCAACGTCTCGGACATCGTGCTGCAGCCCCTGGCCAGCGCCGAGGCGGTGCTGAGCGAGGACGAGAAGGAGCTGGGCGTCTGCCTCGTCGACATCGGCGGCGGGACGACGGACATCGCCATCTTCTCGGGCGGCTCCATCGTCCACACGGCGGTCATCGCCCTGGGCGGCAACAACCTCACCAGCGACATCGCCATCGGGCTGCGCACGCCCGCGCACGAGGCCGAGCGCATCAAGCAGAAGTACGGCTGCGCGCTGGCGTCCCTCATCAACAAGGACGAGACCATCGAGGTCCCCAGCGTGGGCGGCCGTCAGCCGCGCGTGCTCGGGCGCCAGATTCTCTGTGAGATTCTCGAGCCGCGCGTGGAGGAGATCTTCCAGCTCGTCCACCGCGAGATCCAGAAGTGCGGCTACGAGGACCTGCTCGCCTCGGGCATCGTCATCACCGGGGGATCCACGCTGCTGGCGGGCATGCCGGAGCTGGCCGAGGAAGTGCTCGGGTTGCCGGTTCGCCGGGGCATGCCGCGCGGCATTGGTGGCCTGGTGGATGTGGTGAAGAGCCCGATGTACGCGACCGGCGTGGGCCTGGTCGTCTACGGCGCCAAGCACCTGGACCGCCGCCTGTTCCGCATCCGCGAGGACGGCAACGTCTACAAGAAGGTGAAGGGCCGGATGCGGGAGTGGCTCGAGGAGATTTTCTAG